Below is a window of Vicinamibacterales bacterium DNA.
CGCGAGCTCCAGCGCCGCGTCGTGCGAGGGGGCCAGCAGCGATTCGGGAAGGCCGACCGGCAGCGGCACGCCGAGTGCGTCGCGATAGCGCGCCGCATACTCGACCGGGATGAATCGCGGCGCTCCGCCAATCGAGATCTGCAGGATGCGCCGCTCGCGCGCGAGCGCGTCGAGTGCGTCATCGATCGGAATGGAGCTGCGCGCGGCGGCTTCGTCCCTGGTGAGATCGCCGAGGTGCAGCAGCAGGTCGTGCACGCCGTCCGCCGAACGGGCGCGATAGCGCTCGTCCAGCTGCTGCAGTTGCGCTTCGGCATCCGCCACCGCGTCCGCGTCGAGCAGCTGACGCAGCTCCGCCTCGCCGAGCAGCTCGCGCAGCTGCGCCTGGTCGATCGACAACGCCTGCGCGCGCCGCTCCGCCAGGGGCGCGTCGCCGTCATAGATGTAGTTGGCGACGTATCCGAAGAGCAGCGCGGACGCGAACGGCGAGGGAATGGCCGAATCGACGGTGACCGCGCGGATCTCGCGTCCCTCGATCCGCCGCAAGGTGTCGACCAGCGCGGGGATGTCGAACACGTCGCGCAGCAGCTCGCGATAGGCCTCGAGAATGATCGGGAACGATCCGAACTTCGCCGCGACGGCCAGCAGATCCGCCGCCCGTTTGCGCTGCTGCCAGAGCGGCGTGCGTCCGCCGGGACGGCGCCGCGGCAGCAGCAGCGCGCGCGCCGCTGCCTCGCGGAACTTCGCCGCGAACAGCGCGGTACCGCCGAGCTGCCGGACGACCAGCGCTTCCGCCTCGTCGGCAGCCGGCACCAGCAGCGCCGGATCCGGCGGCGTGTCCGTTTCGGGAAAGCGGACGACGAACCCGTCGTCGGTCCACATCGTCTCGGCGTCGACGCCGATCTCGTTCTTCACCCGCTCGACCACCGCCATCGCCCACGGCGCGTGGATGCGGCCGCCGAACGGGGAGAGCAGGCAGATGCGCCAGTCGCCGAGCTCGTCGCGAGTCCGCTCGATCACGATCGTCCGATCGTCGGGGACTGCGCCGGTCGCGGCGGCCTGGTCGGCGAGATAGCGCACCAGGTTCTCGGCGGCGCGCGCATCCAGATCGTGCTCTCTCGTCAGCCGCGTGATGGCGGCGGCGGGCGGCGTCTGTCGAAGGCTGCGGACGAGTTCGCCGATGTGGCGGCCCAGCTCCAGCGGCCGGCCGGCGGCGTCGGCCTTCCAGAACGGCATCTTCCCCGGCTCGCCGGGCGCCGGCGACACGAGGACCTTGTCGTGCGTGATCTCCTCGATTCGCCACGATGACGCGCCGAGCAGGAACGTCTCGCCGACGCGGCTCTCGAACACCATCTCCTCGTCCAGCTCGCCGACGCGAGCCTGGGGTCCGCGTTCGCCGGCGAGGAACACGCCATAGAGGCCGCGATCCGGGATCGTGCCGCCGTTGACGACAGCGACGCGCTTCGCGCCTTCACGCGCCGAGACCTCGTTCTTCAAGCGGTCCCATGTGAGCCGCGGCCGCAAGTCGGCGAAGTCGTCGGAGGGATAGCGTCCCGAGAGCATGTCGAGCAGGCCGTCGAAGATGGCGCGGCTCAACTCGGCGAATGGCGCCGCGCCGCGGACGGCGTCGAACAGGGCGTCGACGTTCCATCGCTCCATGGCGACCATGGCGACCATCTGCTGCGCCAGCACGTCGAGCGGGTTGCGCGGGTAGCGGCTCGCTTCGATCTGCGCCTCGTGCATCGCCCGCGTCACCGCGGCGCAGGCAACGAGATCGCCGCGGTACTTCGGCACGATGACGCCGCGGCTGGGCTGATCGATGGTGTGCCCGGAACGGCCGATGCGCTGCATGCCGCTCGCCACGGACGGCGGCGCCTCGATCTGGATCACCAGATCGATCGCGCCCATGTCGATGCCGAGCTCCAGCGACGATGTGGCGACGAGGCCGCGGATCTGTCCGGCCTTGAGCCGATCCTCGATCTCGATCCGCTGCGGGCGGGCCAGCGACCCGTGATGGGCGCGGACCAGCGGCTCGCCGGCGAGATCGTTGAGCGCCGAGGCCAGCCGCTCGGCGATGCGGCGGCTGTTGACGAAGATCAGCGTCGAGCGGTGCGCCTGCACCAGCTCCAGCAGCCGCGGGTGGATGGCGGTCCAGATCGACGAGCGCACCGGCCCCTGCGACGCCGGCCCGCTGGGAATCTCCTCGGCCTGGCCGATCTTCGCCATGTCCTCGACCGGCACTTCAATCTGGAGCTGCAGTTTCTTTTTCTGCGACGTGTCGACGATGGTGACGTCGCGATATCTGGGCGCTGCGCGGTCGGCGGTGAATTCATCGTGCAGCGCCTCTTCGGCGTCCGAGGGGCCAGACCCGGGTCTGACCCCTTTTGTCACCTCCCGAGGACGAAAGGGGTCAGACCCGGGTCTGGCCCCTTTCGACGGGCGCGGCCGGGAGCCGCCCAGATAGCGGGCGACTTCGTCCAGCGGACGCTGCGTCGCCGAGAGGCCGATGCGCTGCGGCGGCGTTCCGGTGAGCGCCG
It encodes the following:
- a CDS encoding DEAD/DEAH box helicase, whose product is MARRGDVLHLFHPAVAEWFRGAFAAPTPPQSGGWPAIARGESTLILAPTGSGKTLTAFLWAINQVMFPPSRGGDGARPSARVLYISPLKALAVDVERNLRAPIAGIANRAAARGDRFRVPSVAVRTGDTPAAERARFQREPADILITTPESLYLLLTSNARDALRRIETVIVDEIHALVPTKRGAHLALSLERLAALTGTPPQRIGLSATQRPLDEVARYLGGSRPRPSKGARPGSDPFRPREVTKGVRPGSGPSDAEEALHDEFTADRAAPRYRDVTIVDTSQKKKLQLQIEVPVEDMAKIGQAEEIPSGPASQGPVRSSIWTAIHPRLLELVQAHRSTLIFVNSRRIAERLASALNDLAGEPLVRAHHGSLARPQRIEIEDRLKAGQIRGLVATSSLELGIDMGAIDLVIQIEAPPSVASGMQRIGRSGHTIDQPSRGVIVPKYRGDLVACAAVTRAMHEAQIEASRYPRNPLDVLAQQMVAMVAMERWNVDALFDAVRGAAPFAELSRAIFDGLLDMLSGRYPSDDFADLRPRLTWDRLKNEVSAREGAKRVAVVNGGTIPDRGLYGVFLAGERGPQARVGELDEEMVFESRVGETFLLGASSWRIEEITHDKVLVSPAPGEPGKMPFWKADAAGRPLELGRHIGELVRSLRQTPPAAAITRLTREHDLDARAAENLVRYLADQAAATGAVPDDRTIVIERTRDELGDWRICLLSPFGGRIHAPWAMAVVERVKNEIGVDAETMWTDDGFVVRFPETDTPPDPALLVPAADEAEALVVRQLGGTALFAAKFREAAARALLLPRRRPGGRTPLWQQRKRAADLLAVAAKFGSFPIILEAYRELLRDVFDIPALVDTLRRIEGREIRAVTVDSAIPSPFASALLFGYVANYIYDGDAPLAERRAQALSIDQAQLRELLGEAELRQLLDADAVADAEAQLQQLDERYRARSADGVHDLLLHLGDLTRDEAAARSSIPIDDALDALARERRILQISIGGAPRFIPVEYAARYRDALGVPLPVGLPESLLAPSHDAALELARRYARTHGPFTTAEFASRYALGRSTAEALLKTLAAAGRLLDGEFRPGGSGREWCDADVLQTIRRRSLARLRKEVEPVEPPVLARLVTHWQGLARRRAGLDALLDVIENLQGAPLPASILEGEILSARIEGYSPSDLDALAAAGEVVWRGVEPVGDRDGRVALYLTDHISRLWRPGAPAELSEREEAMVSHLQGHGASFFAALHDAAGGGYPGDAVDALWDLVWKGVLTNDTFHALRAFTRAPSSRRPRRQKGAQPGRPFRSRRVAPPSAEGRWSLLAERVPAPPSDTQWSAAMAQQLLARYGVVTREVAAAEGISGGFGAVYDVLKALEDAGRVRRGYFVGVGATQFALPPALELLRTLRDLPDEPETIVLAATDPGNPYGTTLKWSGSDADAGRGPTRTVGALVILVNGGLAAYIPRGGRQLTVYLPEDEPARSAVARALARALAQLARDEQRGGLLVAEINGQPPAHHPLAPYLIEAGFNPSAMGFQMRRAASA